The Terriglobia bacterium genome window below encodes:
- a CDS encoding DUF2252 family protein produces MNILQSTRQYEGWLASHTSVVKADLAYKHAQMKRAIFPFMRATFYRWVQLWNDHCNEIAVAPGVLGVGDLHVENFGTWRDAEGRLIWGVNDFDEACELPYTNDLVRLTTSVHLAIRDQHLKVRRREAAALILEGYAQTLSHGGRPFVLDEEHQFLRNIAHAELRDPVHFWGSMRKLPKFKGSLSKDQLAALELLLPQPATPFYVVARRAGLGSLGRVRLVAITSWRGGLVAREIKAFLPSAWNLQRSLYPEILAKAVRMPDPFVRIAGKWVVRRLAPDCSRIELTSLPKKRDEAHLLHAMGSETANIHLGTHEAVKAIRRDLDRRPASWLHDAAKRMSKALIEDWKTFEEHS; encoded by the coding sequence ATGAACATTCTGCAAAGCACACGGCAGTACGAGGGGTGGCTGGCGTCGCATACATCCGTCGTCAAGGCCGACCTTGCTTATAAACATGCGCAGATGAAGCGCGCGATTTTCCCCTTCATGCGCGCGACATTCTACCGCTGGGTCCAACTCTGGAATGATCATTGTAACGAAATCGCCGTTGCACCCGGGGTTCTCGGCGTAGGCGATCTCCATGTCGAAAACTTCGGGACATGGAGAGACGCCGAAGGACGCCTGATCTGGGGAGTCAACGATTTCGACGAAGCGTGCGAACTTCCCTACACGAACGATCTCGTCCGTCTCACGACAAGCGTTCACCTGGCCATACGCGACCAGCACTTGAAGGTCCGGCGGCGGGAGGCCGCCGCGCTGATTCTCGAGGGCTATGCCCAGACGCTGAGCCATGGCGGCCGGCCCTTTGTGCTTGATGAAGAACACCAGTTTCTCCGCAATATCGCGCACGCGGAATTGCGCGATCCGGTGCATTTTTGGGGATCAATGAGGAAGCTTCCGAAATTCAAAGGCAGCCTCTCAAAAGATCAGCTCGCCGCCTTGGAGTTGCTCTTACCGCAACCGGCCACGCCCTTCTATGTTGTCGCCCGGCGCGCCGGCCTGGGCAGTCTCGGACGCGTCCGGCTGGTCGCGATCACAAGCTGGCGTGGCGGCCTTGTCGCAAGAGAGATAAAGGCTTTTCTGCCCTCCGCGTGGAACCTCCAGAGGAGTCTTTATCCCGAGATCCTCGCCAAAGCAGTCCGCATGCCGGATCCTTTTGTCCGCATCGCCGGGAAATGGGTGGTTCGCCGGCTTGCCCCCGATTGCTCACGGATTGAACTGACCTCGCTTCCCAAAAAACGGGACGAGGCGCATCTGCTCCACGCGATGGGATCCGAAACAGCGAATATCCACCTCGGCACTCATGAAGCGGTCAAGGCCATCCGCCGTGATCTCGATCGCCGGCCCGCATCCTGGCTGCATGACGCCGCCAAGAGAATGAGCAAGGCGTTGATCGAAGACTGGAAGACTTTCGAGGAGCATTCGTGA
- the pstA gene encoding phosphate ABC transporter permease PstA — translation MIPLRTRRKAVNILMFTLTGVCTLIAVAVLFFILGYLLWRGGHALSYNFFTKLPAPIGETGGGFANAILGSAKLLLLAGLIGIPIGFLAGVYIAEFAGSTTAFVVRYTTDLLNGVPSIVMGIFAYAIVVVPMGHFSTFAGGVALGVMMIPITVRSTEQFLRAVPNTLREGALALGATKWRAVATVVIPAALPGITTGIMLALARVAGEAAPLLFTAFGNQFWSPGWNQPTASLPDTIYKYATSAYEEYHEQAWAAGLVLLMLVLAINIISRFILRRQIHVSRG, via the coding sequence ATGATCCCGCTCAGAACCCGCAGAAAAGCGGTCAACATCCTGATGTTCACACTGACCGGAGTGTGCACGCTGATCGCGGTAGCGGTGCTGTTTTTCATTCTGGGTTACCTGCTCTGGCGCGGCGGACACGCCTTGAGTTACAACTTCTTCACGAAACTGCCTGCGCCGATCGGCGAAACCGGAGGCGGGTTCGCAAACGCGATCCTGGGGAGCGCGAAGCTGCTGCTGCTTGCAGGCCTGATCGGCATCCCGATCGGTTTTCTCGCCGGCGTCTACATTGCAGAATTCGCAGGATCGACAACCGCCTTCGTAGTGCGATACACAACCGACCTTCTGAATGGCGTGCCGTCGATCGTCATGGGCATTTTTGCCTATGCGATTGTCGTGGTGCCGATGGGGCATTTCTCGACTTTTGCGGGCGGAGTCGCGCTGGGCGTCATGATGATTCCCATCACCGTTCGCAGCACCGAACAATTCCTCCGTGCGGTTCCGAACACGTTGCGGGAAGGCGCCCTCGCGCTGGGTGCGACGAAATGGAGGGCGGTGGCAACGGTGGTTATCCCTGCCGCGCTGCCGGGTATCACGACAGGCATCATGCTTGCGCTGGCGCGCGTCGCGGGCGAAGCAGCGCCTCTTTTGTTCACGGCCTTTGGCAATCAGTTCTGGAGTCCGGGCTGGAATCAGCCGACGGCTTCCTTGCCCGATACGATCTACAAGTACGCCACATCCGCCTACGAGGAATATCACGAGCAGGCATGGGCCGCGGGATTAGTCCTCCTCATGCTCGTTCTGGCCATCAACATCATTTCCCGTTTTATTCTCCGCCGGCAAATTCACGTTAGCCGCGGCTGA
- the pstC gene encoding phosphate ABC transporter permease subunit PstC codes for MDTPAPVAQGASSRAHVSRPLLHRGDQVAYLVTLLFAAIIILITALLFFKLYSDAAATRQKFGWHFLTGTTWDPVALDFGALPFIYGTLVTSALSLIIGVPLGIGAAIFLAELAPLGLSDALAFIIELLAAVPSVIYGLLAIFTLVPFVRDDVSPVLKGTLGFLPIFQGPAYGVSLLAAGCILAIMILPFIISISREVLLAVPREQREASLALGATRWETAWHVVMPYAKTGVIGSVFLALARALGETMAVTMVIGNDPKINFSLFAPGYSIAAAVANEFSEATSNMHVAALIELGFVLFVITIIVNAVARMLILAMGRKSSAA; via the coding sequence ATGGACACTCCGGCACCAGTTGCACAGGGCGCGTCGTCTCGCGCTCACGTCTCCAGACCGCTGCTTCACCGCGGCGACCAGGTCGCGTATCTGGTGACACTGCTCTTCGCGGCCATCATCATCCTCATAACGGCACTGCTGTTTTTCAAGCTGTACAGCGACGCGGCAGCCACGCGCCAGAAGTTCGGATGGCATTTTCTGACAGGCACCACCTGGGATCCTGTCGCGCTGGACTTCGGCGCACTGCCGTTTATATACGGAACCCTGGTCACGTCGGCACTGTCGCTGATCATCGGAGTTCCGCTGGGCATCGGCGCTGCGATCTTCCTGGCGGAGCTGGCGCCTCTGGGGCTGTCGGACGCCCTCGCATTCATCATTGAGTTACTGGCGGCCGTGCCCAGCGTGATTTATGGCCTGCTCGCGATTTTCACTCTCGTGCCGTTTGTGCGCGACGATGTGTCTCCGGTTTTAAAGGGAACTCTCGGCTTTCTTCCGATTTTTCAAGGACCGGCCTACGGCGTAAGCCTTCTTGCCGCGGGCTGCATTCTTGCGATCATGATTTTGCCGTTCATCATCTCGATCTCGCGGGAAGTGCTTCTGGCCGTTCCGCGGGAACAGCGGGAAGCGTCGCTGGCGCTGGGAGCGACGCGTTGGGAAACCGCCTGGCATGTCGTCATGCCCTACGCAAAGACCGGAGTCATCGGCTCGGTCTTTCTCGCTCTGGCGCGCGCGCTCGGAGAAACGATGGCCGTCACCATGGTCATCGGCAATGACCCCAAAATAAACTTCTCGCTGTTTGCGCCCGGGTATTCGATTGCCGCCGCGGTGGCCAATGAATTCAGCGAGGCAACGAGTAACATGCATGTGGCGGCGTTGATTGAGCTGGGATTCGTTCTCTTCGTCATAACGATTATCGTCAATGCGGTCGCCCGCATGCTGATCCTGGCGATGGGCAGAAAGAGTTCCGCCGCATGA
- a CDS encoding response regulator transcription factor: MKKVLIVEDETDLVKLLKYNLEKEGYKVGYATDGAIALAEARRDPPDVVILDLMLPGLDGLEVCRQLRRNDQFTRTPILILSARSEEADRIVGLELGADDYVTKPFSTREVIARVRALLRRNEPAGPPRSKVNRGDIVIDPTAHSVVVGGKAVELSALEFKLLHYMALHPGMVFSRDQLLDGVWGNDRSVTPRSVDVYVRRIREKIEMRPQQPSYVQTVHGVGYRFATRGEEQ; encoded by the coding sequence GTGAAGAAAGTACTGATCGTCGAAGATGAAACCGATCTTGTCAAACTCCTCAAATACAATCTGGAAAAGGAAGGATATAAAGTCGGTTATGCAACCGACGGCGCTATTGCACTGGCCGAGGCACGCCGTGATCCGCCGGACGTCGTTATTCTGGACCTGATGCTGCCGGGACTGGACGGGCTCGAAGTCTGCCGCCAATTGCGGCGCAACGATCAATTCACCCGCACTCCGATTCTCATTTTATCGGCCCGAAGCGAAGAAGCGGATCGCATCGTCGGCCTCGAGCTCGGCGCGGACGATTACGTCACCAAGCCGTTCAGCACGCGGGAAGTCATTGCACGCGTGCGCGCGCTTCTCCGCCGCAACGAACCCGCCGGGCCGCCGCGCTCGAAAGTCAACCGCGGCGACATCGTTATCGATCCGACCGCGCATAGCGTCGTGGTCGGCGGAAAAGCCGTAGAGTTGAGCGCCCTCGAGTTCAAGCTCCTGCACTATATGGCGCTACACCCTGGAATGGTGTTCTCCCGGGACCAACTGCTCGACGGTGTCTGGGGAAACGACCGGTCCGTCACGCCTCGAAGCGTCGATGTTTATGTTCGCCGCATTCGCGAAAAGATTGAAATGCGGCCGCAGCAGCCGTCATACGTCCAGACCGTTCATGGTGTGGGTTACCGCTTCGCCACGAGAGGCGAAGAACAGTAA
- the pstB gene encoding phosphate ABC transporter ATP-binding protein PstB codes for MADSIKIKVQHANFYYGSNQALYDVSMQVRPQFVTALIGPSGCGKSTFLRSLNRMNDLVPGARLDGKVELDGENVYSDQMDVINLRRRVGMIFQRSNPFPMSIYDNVAYGVRVNGLAKRRSQLDEIVEKSLTSAALWDEVKDRLQRSAMSLSGGQQQRLCIARALAVEPEVLLMDEPASALDPISTAKIEELIYSLKRDYTIIVVTHNMQQAARISDETGFFLTGRLVEFNETKRIFTAPANRETEDYITGRFG; via the coding sequence ATGGCCGACTCCATAAAGATCAAAGTCCAGCACGCGAATTTTTACTACGGAAGCAACCAGGCGCTATATGACGTCTCGATGCAGGTTCGGCCCCAGTTTGTGACCGCGCTGATCGGGCCTTCGGGCTGTGGAAAATCGACTTTTCTGAGGTCGTTGAACCGGATGAACGATCTTGTTCCAGGTGCGCGCCTCGACGGCAAGGTCGAACTGGACGGCGAAAACGTCTATAGCGACCAGATGGATGTTATTAATCTGCGGCGCCGGGTCGGGATGATTTTTCAACGTTCCAATCCTTTTCCCATGTCCATATACGACAATGTTGCTTATGGCGTTCGCGTCAACGGACTCGCGAAGAGGCGCTCGCAGCTCGACGAGATCGTCGAGAAAAGCTTGACGTCGGCGGCGTTGTGGGACGAGGTCAAGGACCGGCTGCAGCGTTCGGCAATGTCGCTGTCGGGCGGCCAGCAACAGCGCCTATGTATCGCGCGGGCGTTGGCGGTCGAGCCCGAAGTGTTGCTGATGGATGAGCCCGCGTCGGCGCTCGATCCGATCTCGACGGCGAAGATCGAGGAACTGATTTACAGCCTGAAGCGTGACTACACGATCATCGTGGTGACGCATAACATGCAGCAGGCCGCGCGCATCTCGGACGAAACCGGATTTTTCCTGACCGGAAGGCTGGTGGAATTCAACGAAACCAAGCGAATTTTTACGGCGCCGGCGAATCGGGAAACCGAAGACTACATAACGGGACGATTTGGATGA